Within Romboutsia sp. CE17, the genomic segment TATAATTGGAATCGGAGCTTTTTTAGTAGTAGCAATAGTAATTAAAAATTTTATTAAGTCTACAAAAAGCGGAGGTAGTTGTGGATGTGGTTGTAAAACTTGTCCATCAAAAGAGAGTTGTAGTACAGATAAAAAATAATATAAAATGTAG encodes:
- a CDS encoding FeoB-associated Cys-rich membrane protein, producing MINYIIGIGAFLVVAIVIKNFIKSTKSGGSCGCGCKTCPSKESCSTDKK